A window from Peromyscus eremicus chromosome 1, PerEre_H2_v1, whole genome shotgun sequence encodes these proteins:
- the LOC131900038 gene encoding calcitonin gene-related peptide 1 isoform X2, whose translation MGFLKFSPFLVVSILLLYQAGSLHAVPFRSTLESSPGLATLSEEEARLLAALVQDYVQMKARELEQEEEQETEGSSITAQKRSCNTATCVTHRLAGLLSRSGGVVKDNFVPTNVGSEAFGRRRRDLQA comes from the exons ATGGGCTTTCTGAAGTTCTCCCCGTTCCTGGTTGTCAGCATCTTGCTCCTGTACCAAGCAGGCAGCCTCCATGCAGTGCCTTTCAG GTCCACCTTGGAaagcagcccaggcctggccaCTCTCAGTGAAGAGGAAGCTCGTCTGCTGGCTGCACTGGTGCAGGACTATGTGCAGATGAAAGCCAGGGAactggagcaggaggaggagcaggagactGAGGGCTCCAG CATCACTGCCCAGAAGAGATCCTGCAACACCGCCACCTGTGTGACCCATCGGCTAGCGGGCTTGCTGAGCAGGTCAGGGGGTGTGGTGAAGGACAACTTCGTGCCCACCAATGTGGGCTCTGAAGCCTTTGGCCGCCGCCGCAGGGACCTTCAGGCCTGA
- the LOC131900038 gene encoding calcitonin isoform X1: protein MGFLKFSPFLVVSILLLYQAGSLHAVPFRSTLESSPGLATLSEEEARLLAALVQDYVQMKARELEQEEEQETEGSSLDSPRSKRCGNLSTCMLSTYTQDLNKFHTFPQTAIGVGAPGKKRDVTKDLETDHHTHFGN, encoded by the exons ATGGGCTTTCTGAAGTTCTCCCCGTTCCTGGTTGTCAGCATCTTGCTCCTGTACCAAGCAGGCAGCCTCCATGCAGTGCCTTTCAG GTCCACCTTGGAaagcagcccaggcctggccaCTCTCAGTGAAGAGGAAGCTCGTCTGCTGGCTGCACTGGTGCAGGACTATGTGCAGATGAAAGCCAGGGAactggagcaggaggaggagcaggagactGAGGGCTCCAG CCTGGACAGCCCCAGATCTAAGCGGTGTGGGAATCTGAGTACCTGCATGctgagcacatacacacaggacCTCAACAAGTTTCACACCTTCCCCCAAACTGCAATTGGGGTTGGAGCACCTGGCAAGAAAAGGGACGTGACCAAGGACTTGGAGACAGACCATCATACCCATTTTGGCAATTAa